In Candidatus Manganitrophaceae bacterium, the following proteins share a genomic window:
- the argJ gene encoding bifunctional glutamate N-acetyltransferase/amino-acid acetyltransferase ArgJ — protein sequence MKKQESPPRRLKGGLTAVRGFTAAGLSAGIKKNGRTDLALIVSKTDCSVAGVFTRNCFPAPPLLLDKKHLRNRRGRAIVINSGNANAFTGKRGYQDAEAMAEATAQTLGIPSEWVYVASTGVIGEFLPVKRILQGIPRLALSLSDQGSKAAAEAILTTDTFPKEIAFSAKVGGQTIRVGGIAKGSGMIHPNMATMLAFLTTDVRINPDLLQEALHQAVEHSFHRITVDGDTSTNDMVLLFANETKGEKIRSKGRAFRQFVSLLETTSLALAKMIVRDGEGATKLIEIQVLGARSNPAAHQIAMTIARSSLVKTAFYGEDANWGRIVAAIGNAGIPIRPEKIDLSFGRTPLVKKGIYLGESAESKISNDLKKREICLTVSLNSGKGNASVWTADLSLDYIKINALYRT from the coding sequence ATGAAAAAACAAGAAAGCCCACCCCGCCGGCTTAAAGGAGGACTGACCGCCGTCCGTGGCTTCACTGCGGCCGGGCTCTCCGCCGGAATCAAAAAGAATGGACGGACGGATCTCGCCCTGATCGTTTCTAAAACAGATTGTAGCGTTGCGGGGGTCTTTACCCGGAATTGTTTTCCGGCCCCGCCCCTCCTTTTGGATAAAAAGCACCTTCGTAACAGGCGAGGAAGGGCGATTGTGATAAACAGCGGCAACGCCAATGCCTTTACCGGCAAGCGCGGCTATCAAGACGCGGAAGCAATGGCTGAAGCGACGGCGCAGACCCTGGGCATCCCTTCCGAGTGGGTCTATGTTGCTTCAACCGGCGTTATTGGTGAATTCCTTCCGGTGAAGAGGATTCTGCAGGGCATTCCGCGACTGGCGCTGTCTCTTTCGGATCAGGGGAGCAAGGCCGCGGCAGAGGCCATTTTGACCACGGACACCTTTCCAAAGGAGATTGCCTTTTCCGCAAAGGTGGGCGGGCAGACGATCCGGGTGGGGGGTATTGCCAAAGGCTCAGGGATGATCCATCCGAATATGGCAACCATGCTTGCTTTCCTGACAACCGATGTCCGGATCAATCCCGATCTTCTACAGGAGGCCTTGCACCAGGCGGTAGAGCATTCATTCCATCGCATCACGGTTGATGGAGATACAAGCACCAACGACATGGTCCTCCTTTTTGCGAATGAGACAAAGGGGGAAAAGATTCGGTCAAAGGGGCGGGCCTTTCGGCAATTTGTCAGTCTCTTGGAGACAACGTCTCTGGCGCTTGCCAAAATGATCGTGCGAGATGGTGAAGGGGCAACGAAGTTGATCGAGATTCAGGTACTCGGGGCACGGAGCAATCCAGCGGCACATCAAATTGCGATGACGATTGCCCGCTCAAGCCTGGTGAAGACCGCCTTCTATGGTGAAGATGCAAACTGGGGGAGGATTGTGGCAGCCATCGGAAATGCCGGGATTCCCATTCGTCCGGAAAAAATTGATCTGTCCTTCGGCCGAACCCCTCTTGTAAAAAAAGGAATCTACCTTGGAGAGTCGGCGGAGTCGAAGATTTCAAACGATCTCAAAAAACGGGAGATCTGCCTGACAGTCTCCCTGAATTCTGGAAAAGGAAACGCGTCGGTCTGGACCGCTGACCTGAGTCTTGACTACATCAAAATCAATGCCTTGTATCGGACCTAG